The following coding sequences are from one Streptosporangiales bacterium window:
- a CDS encoding cupin domain-containing protein, with amino-acid sequence MSYSDGFGGGFETIPARGFVVAAGQGSALPGAGGEVLASAADTGGLFSLIRSHTPAGDVVPLHVHSGTDECFFVLEGRYDIVCGDDSFHAEPGSFVYLPRGVPHRYTVGESPAVKLILSVPGGIESYFTDMGSGADAEELTHRHGVTFLAG; translated from the coding sequence GTGTCGTACTCGGACGGCTTCGGCGGTGGCTTCGAGACCATCCCCGCCCGCGGGTTCGTGGTCGCAGCGGGGCAGGGCAGCGCGCTGCCGGGTGCCGGCGGCGAGGTGCTGGCGTCGGCCGCGGACACCGGTGGCCTGTTCAGCCTGATCCGCAGCCACACACCCGCCGGGGACGTGGTGCCGCTGCACGTCCACAGCGGTACGGACGAGTGCTTCTTCGTGCTCGAGGGGCGCTACGACATCGTCTGCGGTGACGACAGCTTCCACGCGGAGCCGGGCTCGTTCGTCTACCTGCCGCGCGGTGTGCCGCACCGCTACACTGTCGGCGAGAGCCCGGCGGTCAAGCTGATCCTGTCCGTGCCCGGCGGCATCGAGAGCTACTTCACCGACATGGGCTCAGGTGCCGACGCCGAGGAGCTGACCCACAGGCACGGCGTGACCTTCCTCGCCGGCTGA